A genomic region of Candidatus Bathyarchaeota archaeon contains the following coding sequences:
- a CDS encoding plasma-membrane proton-efflux P-type ATPase yields MPIKTKSTSDFKQFSIEETFKLLEASMHGLTEAEAKNRIEKFGYNEITEEKKNPFIDFFKRYWGPMPWLLELAILLSCILGHYLEAIIIFVLLTINVVIGFIHSHRSQKVLEFLKKRLAIKAKVLREGKWIVKDAKEIVPGDIILVGLGDLVPADAKIVGGKLSVDQSALTGESLPVNLHSSDIVYSSSIVTRGEAKCIVVNTGVNTYFGRTAELVKTAKPKSHQEEIMISITKYMMYIGIVALILTSAYALMLNMGILAILTFAVIFLMGAIPVALPAVLTIVQAVGAMELAKEGALVTRLDSIEDAASIDVVCLDKTGTITQNKLSVAEVVPFFKYTKEDVILMAGLASEEEGKDIIDLAVINYAKSLDIDLNSYKRVSYTPFNPTIKRSEAVIESKGIRFKAVKGAPQIILALCKNTGEIQQEVGKVLEELSRKGYRTLAVAKSEGEDFDKLMFMGFLALADPIRPDSKMMVEEIKALGIKPMMLTGDNINIAKEIASQALIGDRIIPIAELKALNDTERAKIVEKYDGFAEVYPEDKYEIVKLLQSNGHMVGMTGDGVNDAPALKQAEMGIAVSNSTDVAKASASVVLTEQGVKVIVSAIKISRQIYQRMLTWVINKIAKVIEFVTLLTLGFFWLHGVVISLLGMTLLIFANDFSTMSLATDNVKHTSNPNKWNVKNITLASLVVGLLLVVESVTAMVIGKNYFQLEWEKLRTFIMLVLVFNSQFRVYIVRERRYFWSSKPGKGLIASFTAIIIGFILLGIYGIIIPSLSLNQVLFALGFSALFTVGIVDSFKYLAFKKFQL; encoded by the coding sequence ATGCCTATCAAGACAAAGAGTACATCAGACTTTAAGCAGTTTTCCATTGAAGAAACCTTCAAATTGTTAGAAGCATCTATGCATGGGCTTACAGAGGCCGAAGCAAAAAATCGAATAGAAAAGTTTGGATATAATGAGATAACGGAAGAAAAGAAAAATCCTTTTATAGATTTTTTTAAGCGTTATTGGGGCCCCATGCCTTGGCTACTGGAACTAGCCATACTCCTTTCATGTATTCTTGGTCATTACCTTGAAGCCATCATAATTTTTGTTTTACTCACCATAAACGTTGTCATAGGCTTCATACATTCACATCGCTCGCAAAAAGTGTTGGAGTTTTTAAAAAAGAGACTAGCGATAAAAGCGAAGGTGTTGCGTGAAGGAAAATGGATAGTGAAAGACGCTAAAGAAATTGTTCCAGGAGACATTATACTAGTAGGACTTGGCGATTTGGTGCCTGCAGATGCCAAAATAGTCGGTGGAAAACTTTCTGTTGATCAATCAGCTTTAACAGGAGAATCTTTACCAGTTAATCTGCACTCTTCCGACATTGTCTACTCGAGTTCCATAGTGACGAGAGGCGAAGCCAAGTGTATTGTAGTCAATACTGGAGTGAACACGTATTTCGGAAGAACCGCTGAATTAGTCAAAACAGCCAAACCAAAATCTCATCAAGAAGAAATAATGATATCTATTACCAAATATATGATGTACATTGGCATAGTGGCGTTGATTTTAACTTCGGCATATGCTTTGATGTTGAATATGGGTATTCTGGCGATATTGACGTTCGCAGTCATCTTCCTAATGGGCGCCATTCCAGTGGCATTACCAGCCGTGCTCACTATAGTTCAAGCTGTTGGCGCTATGGAACTCGCAAAAGAAGGAGCCCTGGTAACCCGTCTCGATTCTATTGAAGACGCAGCTTCCATAGACGTAGTCTGTTTGGATAAAACAGGCACAATAACACAAAACAAACTCTCAGTTGCTGAAGTCGTACCCTTTTTCAAGTATACAAAAGAAGATGTAATATTGATGGCAGGTTTGGCTTCTGAAGAGGAAGGCAAAGACATAATAGATTTAGCGGTCATAAACTACGCAAAATCGCTAGACATCGATCTCAACTCATATAAACGGGTCTCTTACACGCCTTTCAACCCAACCATTAAAAGATCTGAAGCCGTTATTGAGAGCAAAGGAATACGTTTTAAAGCCGTTAAAGGTGCACCCCAAATAATTTTAGCCCTCTGCAAGAACACTGGTGAAATTCAACAAGAAGTAGGCAAGGTGCTAGAAGAGTTATCCCGCAAAGGATACAGAACTTTGGCAGTGGCCAAATCTGAAGGCGAAGATTTTGATAAGCTCATGTTTATGGGGTTTTTAGCTTTGGCTGACCCTATAAGACCAGATTCAAAAATGATGGTGGAGGAGATTAAAGCGCTTGGCATAAAGCCCATGATGCTTACAGGCGACAATATCAATATTGCTAAAGAGATAGCTTCTCAAGCCTTAATCGGCGATAGGATTATTCCAATAGCTGAACTTAAAGCCCTAAATGACACAGAGAGAGCAAAAATTGTCGAGAAATACGATGGTTTTGCCGAAGTATACCCTGAAGATAAATATGAGATAGTGAAACTTTTGCAATCAAATGGACACATGGTGGGAATGACTGGTGATGGAGTCAATGATGCGCCTGCACTTAAACAGGCGGAAATGGGAATAGCTGTAAGCAACTCGACAGATGTGGCGAAAGCCTCAGCCAGTGTTGTTCTGACCGAACAAGGTGTGAAAGTGATCGTTAGCGCGATAAAAATAAGCAGGCAGATATACCAGCGAATGTTAACGTGGGTTATAAATAAGATTGCTAAAGTAATAGAGTTTGTCACTTTATTGACGCTTGGATTTTTCTGGTTGCATGGCGTTGTCATCAGTCTATTAGGTATGACGTTGCTAATTTTTGCAAACGATTTTTCAACAATGTCATTAGCAACTGATAACGTGAAACATACGAGTAATCCAAACAAGTGGAATGTCAAAAACATTACATTAGCATCTCTTGTGGTTGGTTTACTCTTGGTTGTTGAAAGCGTAACCGCAATGGTAATAGGAAAAAATTATTTTCAACTAGAGTGGGAAAAACTGCGCACTTTTATAATGCTGGTACTAGTCTTTAATAGCCAATTTAGAGTGTACATTGTAAGAGAAAGAAGATATTTTTGGTCTTCAAAACCCGGCAAGGGTTTGATAGCATCTTTTACAGCCATAATAATTGGATTCATTTTGTTAGGCATATACGGCATAATAATTCCTTCACTTTCACTAAACCAGGTTCTTTTCGCCCTAGGCTTTTCAGCATTATTCACGGTTGGAATCGTAGATTCCTTTAAATACTTAGCCTTTAAAAAATTCCAACTTTGA
- a CDS encoding EamA family transporter, with protein sequence MMDWLVLAILDAFFAALVAIFAKVGLQGVDSNVATAIRTIVMMVFTLGFVIAIGKGPQLTQLTSKDVFFIVLSGIAGAISWLLYFAALKLTDASKVAPIDRASVLFVLVLSALILGEKITLKTAMAGVLIFIGVLLLAI encoded by the coding sequence GTGATGGATTGGCTTGTCTTAGCGATTCTGGACGCATTTTTTGCTGCACTTGTGGCGATTTTTGCAAAGGTTGGGTTGCAAGGCGTTGATTCCAATGTTGCCACTGCAATAAGAACCATTGTTATGATGGTTTTTACGCTAGGCTTCGTAATAGCCATAGGTAAGGGTCCTCAACTAACGCAACTAACTAGTAAGGATGTGTTTTTCATAGTGCTTTCCGGAATAGCTGGCGCTATATCTTGGCTGCTCTATTTTGCCGCTTTAAAATTGACTGACGCTTCGAAAGTTGCGCCAATAGACAGAGCAAGCGTATTATTCGTGTTAGTCTTATCCGCCCTTATTCTAGGCGAAAAAATAACACTTAAAACGGCGATGGCTGGGGTCCTCATTTTCATTGGGGTTCTATTGCTTGCAATTTAA
- a CDS encoding lipoate--protein ligase family protein codes for MNSWRIIKYSFPNPAMNLAMEEALLRVRLEKSKSNVLWFWVNTPSIILGCFSTFDELNLAKCKELKIPVLRRISGGGAVYHDLGNLNYTVIANSGKNGLPTDVLEVYKLISKCLIDGLNCLNVPLNFLPPNSLLLNKNKVGGMAQHLLYNITLIHGTLLVNANLNLMKELIKLKFPVANLSEAKSLSIEEVEEMLVNGFKKGLNASFNVSFFTKEELKLAKKLFKIKYSKNSVISGLTS; via the coding sequence TTGAACTCTTGGCGAATTATAAAATATAGTTTCCCAAATCCAGCGATGAATTTAGCTATGGAAGAAGCTCTTTTAAGAGTTAGACTTGAAAAATCAAAAAGCAATGTTTTATGGTTTTGGGTAAACACACCCTCAATAATTCTCGGTTGCTTTTCAACTTTTGATGAATTAAATTTAGCTAAATGTAAAGAGCTTAAGATACCTGTTTTAAGGCGGATTAGCGGTGGAGGCGCTGTATACCATGATTTAGGAAATTTAAACTATACAGTCATAGCTAATTCAGGGAAAAATGGTTTACCAACAGATGTGCTTGAAGTTTATAAGCTTATAAGCAAATGTTTAATTGATGGATTAAACTGTTTAAATGTTCCTTTAAACTTTCTTCCACCAAACTCGCTTTTATTAAACAAAAATAAGGTTGGGGGAATGGCTCAACATCTTCTTTATAATATAACGCTTATTCATGGAACACTTTTAGTAAACGCTAACCTTAATTTAATGAAAGAATTAATTAAACTAAAATTTCCAGTAGCTAATTTATCTGAAGCTAAAAGCTTATCTATAGAAGAAGTTGAAGAAATGTTAGTGAATGGATTTAAAAAAGGGCTTAACGCATCATTTAACGTCTCATTTTTTACTAAGGAAGAATTAAAACTGGCTAAAAAATTATTTAAAATAAAGTATAGCAAGAATAGTGTGATCTCAGGTTTAACTTCATGA
- a CDS encoding NAD(P)/FAD-dependent oxidoreductase, which produces MYDVIIIGAGPAGIFAALELVKEELKVMLIDMGPDIDKRICPANRGLECIKCEPCLLLNGWGGAGAFSDGKLTLSTKIGGWLNEYINEEKLESLIKYVDETYVKYGASTKLYGVEIDKIEELSRKTALAGLKLIPSKIRHLGTENCSKILARIKNYLEKKVELKFNTQVKDLIVKNGKVTGVLTAKNEHIESKYVIVAPGRAGAEWLSSIAKKFNLKTLNNPVDIGVRVEVSSSILEELTSILYEPKLIYSSKMFDDQVRTFCFNPYGEVITESYKEVITVNGQSYAERKTENTNFAILVSTSFTEPFKEPIAYGKYIARLANLLSGGIIIQRLGDLMLGRRSTEERIKRSLVNPTLKAATPGDLSFALPYRYLANIKEMLKAMNQICPGIYSKHTLLYGVEVKFYSSRLKLNQNFEVENLKNLFAIGDGAGITRGLIQASISGVVAAQEIIKRERKKEK; this is translated from the coding sequence TTGTATGATGTAATTATTATCGGAGCTGGACCTGCAGGGATTTTTGCTGCTTTAGAGCTTGTTAAAGAAGAATTAAAAGTGATGCTTATAGATATGGGTCCAGATATTGATAAAAGAATATGCCCAGCTAATAGAGGGCTTGAATGCATTAAATGTGAACCTTGTCTTCTTTTAAATGGCTGGGGTGGAGCAGGAGCTTTTAGTGATGGAAAATTAACTTTATCTACTAAAATTGGCGGATGGTTGAATGAATACATAAATGAAGAAAAGTTGGAATCTTTAATAAAATATGTTGATGAAACATATGTTAAGTATGGGGCTTCAACAAAGCTTTATGGAGTTGAAATTGATAAGATAGAAGAACTTTCTAGAAAAACTGCTTTAGCAGGTTTAAAGCTTATTCCAAGTAAAATTAGACATTTAGGTACTGAAAACTGCTCGAAAATTCTTGCTCGAATTAAAAATTATCTAGAGAAAAAAGTAGAGTTAAAATTTAATACACAAGTTAAAGATTTAATTGTTAAAAATGGTAAAGTAACTGGCGTTTTAACAGCTAAAAATGAACATATAGAGTCAAAATATGTTATAGTTGCACCTGGGAGAGCTGGAGCTGAATGGCTTTCATCTATAGCTAAAAAATTTAATTTAAAAACTTTAAATAATCCTGTTGATATTGGAGTTAGAGTTGAAGTGTCTTCATCTATTCTTGAGGAATTAACAAGTATACTTTATGAACCAAAACTAATTTATTCTTCTAAAATGTTTGATGATCAAGTTAGAACTTTCTGTTTTAATCCTTACGGTGAAGTTATAACTGAGTCTTATAAAGAAGTTATAACTGTTAATGGACAAAGTTATGCTGAAAGAAAAACTGAAAACACAAATTTTGCTATTCTTGTTAGCACTTCATTTACTGAACCGTTTAAAGAACCTATTGCTTATGGAAAATATATAGCTAGATTAGCAAATTTACTAAGTGGAGGAATAATAATTCAAAGATTAGGCGATTTAATGTTAGGTAGAAGATCAACAGAAGAAAGAATAAAAAGAAGTTTAGTTAATCCTACGCTTAAAGCTGCTACACCAGGTGATCTCAGTTTTGCTCTTCCATACAGGTATTTAGCCAATATAAAAGAGATGCTTAAAGCAATGAATCAAATATGTCCAGGAATCTATAGCAAACATACCCTTCTTTATGGAGTTGAAGTGAAATTTTACTCATCAAGATTAAAACTAAACCAGAACTTTGAAGTGGAAAATTTAAAGAATTTATTCGCTATAGGTGATGGGGCAGGAATAACAAGAGGGTTAATTCAAGCATCTATATCTGGAGTTGTTGCAGCTCAAGAAATAATAAAGCGAGAAAGAAAAAAAGAGAAGTAA
- a CDS encoding phosphoglucomutase/phosphomannomutase family protein yields the protein GIFTGVTIAEMVAKTGKSLSELLKDLEKEYGVLFNGRSDVSCPDELKQTVMEKLSSNIPNRIAGIEISNVNRMDGLKFLLKDDGWLLIRPSGTEPLFRIYGESTTREKLEEMLEEGKKLVTKALSKQA from the coding sequence TGGCATTTTTACAGGCGTTACGATAGCGGAAATGGTGGCCAAAACGGGAAAAAGTTTGTCGGAACTGCTTAAGGATTTAGAAAAAGAGTATGGGGTACTGTTTAATGGACGTAGCGACGTATCATGCCCGGATGAACTAAAACAGACAGTTATGGAAAAGCTTTCATCCAACATCCCAAATAGAATTGCTGGCATAGAGATATCAAATGTTAACAGAATGGACGGATTAAAGTTTCTGCTAAAAGATGATGGATGGTTGCTTATTCGCCCTTCTGGGACAGAACCGCTTTTCAGGATATACGGAGAGTCAACTACCAGGGAGAAATTAGAAGAAATGCTGGAAGAAGGAAAAAAGCTTGTTACTAAAGCATTAAGTAAACAGGCTTAG